The Bacillus thermozeamaize nucleotide sequence TTTGCATCCATCCGCTGTTCGAGCCCCTCTCTGATTGAGCACATCAAAACGGTCTCAAACCGAACCAAAGCAAGAACGCAACACTTCCGGGTTGCTGACCGTTTCCACGGGTTGGCCCTGCAATATCTTGAGCATATTTTGCGCGACGGTGACAGCCATCTGGTAGGTCGCTTCGCGCGTGATTCCGCCGATATGAGGCGTGCTGATCACCTGCTCCATCTGGAATAACTCGGAAGGTTCGGGTGGTTCCGGGTCAAAGACATCCAAAGCGGCGCCTGCCAGTTTTTTTGCTTTCAGGGCATGAAGCAGGGCATGATGGTCAACGACCCCTCCACGGGCGGTATTGATCAGCAAGGCATGCGGCTGCATCAGGTCGAGCAGTTCGCGATTGACCAGATGTCTGGTTTCTGCGGTCAGCGGGACATGCAGGGATACGATATCGCTGGTGGCAAACAGCTCCTGCAAATCGGTCGTAAGACTCGCCCCCAGCTCAATGGCGCGTTGACGCCGCTGGTCATCCATCCTGCGGACATACACCGAAACCTGCATGCCAAAGCCTTTCCCGGCGATTTCCGCCACCCGCTGGGCAATCGCTCCAAAACCGACCAAACCCAGCCGCTTGCCGCGAAGTTCCATGGTGCGCATATGATCGCGGGCGGCGAAATGATTTCGCCGCATGGCTTGGTCACCTTGTACCACCATTTTGGACAGGGACAGCATGAGGGCCACGGCATGCTCCGCAGTCGCGTTGGTGTTCAGGCTGGGCGCATGCAACACGGGGATTCCCCGCTCTGTCGCTGCCTGGACATCAATGTTGTCGACCCCAACACCCGCGCCGGAAATGGCTTCCAGGCAATCGGCCGCCTCGATGATCTTGCGGGTGATTCTGGCTGGGGCCCGCAGGACGATGCCGTGAACGCCTTTGACCATTTGGCAAAGATGATCCTCATCATAACGTTCCGTATAGATGACGTCGGCAGATTGCCTGAGAATCTCCTCCCCTTTGGGGTCATACATCGGCAAAATCTGCAGCACTTTTTTCCGCACTGCCCATCTCTCCTAACTCTCTCCCGGTCAACCAGCTCTGCTGGTCCACCCGCTATGTAGTCTGATTACCTGCCTTGAAAGCGTGGCGGCCTTTTTTCCAGGAAGGCCGTTGTTCCTTCCACCTTATCCTCTGTGGTCATGAGAATGGCTTGAGACAGTTTCTCGATGACCATCCCGGTATTTTGATCCGTTTCCGTGCCGACATTCACTGCCAACTTGGCCAAACGCAATGCCACCGGACCTTTCTTCAGCATTTTCTCCGCCATTTCTTCGGCTGCCGGGATCAGTTGGTCAATAGGAACCACTTTGTTGACCAGTCCGATGCGCTCTGCCTCCTGTGCCGAAATGATCTCGCCGGTAAAAATCAGCTCTTTCGCCTTGCCTTTCCCGACCAGACGGGCCAGCCGCTGGGTACCACCCGCACCAGGAATGATGCCGAGGTTCAATTCCGGCAGGCCAAACTTGGCATTTTCCGATGCGATGCGGATATCACAGGCCATCGCCAATTCGCAGCCTCCCCCCAGCGCATACC carries:
- a CDS encoding enoyl-CoA hydratase: MGYQNILVEVKGAIAKITINRPEVRNALDPQTVGEIRQALDELSQKPEVGVLIFTGAGDKSFAAGADISKLRDRTMLEALQPGMQELYTRVEAFEKPVIAAVNGYALGGGCELAMACDIRIASENAKFGLPELNLGIIPGAGGTQRLARLVGKGKAKELIFTGEIISAQEAERIGLVNKVVPIDQLIPAAEEMAEKMLKKGPVALRLAKLAVNVGTETDQNTGMVIEKLSQAILMTTEDKVEGTTAFLEKRPPRFQGR